The region TGGAGGTCGCGTGAGCGTTGACGTAGTCGATCTGGTCGGGGGAGATTCCGGCAGACTTGAGTGCGTGCTGCATCGAGCGATAGCAGCCCTCGCCTTCAGGAGCCATCCCGGTCATGTGGAAGGCATCGGCGGAGAGACCGTAGCCGATAATCTCGGCGAGGATCTTCGCGCCACGCGCTTTGGCGAACTCCAGCTCTTCCAGGATGAGAATGCCGGCGCCTTCGCCGACGACAAAGCCGTCGCGGTCCTTGTCGAACGGACGGCAGGCATGAGTCGGATCCTCGTTCCGGGTTGAGAGAGCCTTCATCGCGGCAAATCCGCCAACCCCCATGGGCGTGATGGCCGCTTCAGTGCCTCCAGCGAGCATCACGTCGGCATCGCCCCGCTGAATAATGCGGTAGGCATCGCCGATGGAGTGGGCGCTGGTGGTGCACGCCGTCGCCGTGGCCTCGTTGGGTCCCTTGGCGTTGTAGCGGATGGAGACGTGTCCTGCAGCGAGATTGACGATGGAGCCGGGAATAAAGAACGGCGAGATCTTGCGGGGCCCGCCGGCGAGCATGGCGCTGTGTTCCCGTTCGATGACATCGAACCCGCCGATGCCGGAGCCGATGTGGACACCGACACGGTCTGCGATCTCGTTCGTGACCTCGACGCCGGAGTGCTTCATCGCCTCTTCCGACGCAGCCAGAGCAAAGTGGATAAAGCGGCCCATCTTGCGGGCCTCCTTCTTATCCACGAACTTCAGCGCGTCGAAGTTCTTTACCTCCGCCGCGAAGCGCACGGGATGCCCTGTGAGATCGAAAGCCGTGATCTCGGCCATTCCGCTTTTGCCGGCCATCAGACCGTCCCAGACTTCGGGCGCGGTGTTTCCCACCCCGCAGATCAGACCGAGGCCGGTTACAACGACACGACGTTCAAGCATGGTTACTTCGCCTTCTGGTTCTTCTCGATGTATTCAATGGCATCTTTGACGGTCTTGATCTTCTCCGCATCCTCATCGGGAATCTGGATGTCGAAGGCCTCTTCGAACTGCATGACGAGCTCGACTACGTCGAGAGAGTCGGCGCCAAGATCCTCCTGAAAGCTTGCGCCGGGGGTCACTTCGGCCTCATCGACCTGAAGCTGCTCGACAATAATCTGCTTCACCTTTTCATCAACTGCTGCCATGTCGTTCTCCTGTATATCTCTAAAGGTCAAAACCGTGCGTTCGCGAAAGCCGAATCTCCGCGCAGGCCAATCTCAAGCATACTGAGGGCCTAGCAGAGTGTAAAGCAAACCGGGGTGCGGAAACACGCCGGTCCAGGGATGAATTTTCACTCTTCTTCGGCGCCTGCCGCGAGAAAGGTGGAGATGCCGGCAGCCTGATCGAAGTCGATCAACTGCGCGCCGGGAAGGGACCGGTCCGTCTCACCCACCTCACGAAGCGTGCGGTTAATCGCGCGGGTGCGGACTCCGAGTTTCTGAATCGTGTTCTGCACGGTTCCGACCTGGCCTTCCATCTTTGTCATAAGGACTTCGAAGGTACCGAACTCCTTCTTCGCGCCTTCCAGAACCTTCCAGACCTCGTCTCCCTTTTCCTGGATGGCGAGCATATGGAAGCCCATCTGGAAGCTCGTGAGAATCGCGGACAGGGTGCTGGGTCCGGCGATGGTCACGTGGCACTTCGACTGGATCTCCGCCTGCAGGGCGTCGCGACGCATTACCTCGGCATATAGACCTTCGGTTGGCAAAAACATAATGGCGTGGGGCGTCGTGCGCGGCGGATGGATGTATTTGGAGCAGATGCGGTCGCCCTCGGTCCGGATGGCAGCCTCGAAGGCCTTTCCGGCTGCGGCGATCTGGTCGGAATTCCCGCTCTCGTAGGCGGCCTCCAGGCGCTCCCAGTCCTCGCGGGGAAACTTGGCGTCGATCGGCAGCAGCGTCTCGCCGGAGTGGCCCGGAAAACGCACGGCAAATTCGACCACCTCAAGCGAGCCTTCCTTGACGCGCGCGTTGCGGATGAACTGATTGGGCGCCAGCATCTGTTCCAGTAGCATACCCAGCTGAACTTCGGCGAATCCGCCACGCGACTTCACATTGGTGAAGATACGGCTCAGGTCGTTGACGCCATCCGACAGCTTTGTCATCTCCCCCAGTCCGCTGTGGACCTTGTTGAGCTGATCGGTCACCTGGCCAAAGCTCTCCGTGAGCCGCGTCTGCAGGGTGTCGTTCAGCTTCTCATCAACGGTCTGCCGCATCTTCTCCAGTTCTTTGGAGTTGTCCTCGTTCAGTTTGTTCAGGCGGCTCTCGACGGCGTTTCGCAGCTGCTCCTGCAGGGCCGTGTTGCTCTGCATCAGGTCGCTGAGTTTTTTGTTCAGGGTCTCGCGCAGCTCGATATGCTGCGAATTTGTGTCGGTGGTAAAGCGGCCGATACGTTGCGAGATTGCATCCATTTGCTCCAGCACGGCGCTGCGCAGTTTATTGTCCGAATCCTTGTTATCGGAGCGGAAACCGGAAAGCCCCTCCTGCAGCAGACGGCTCAGTTCGGCAATATTTTGCGTCACCTCGCCCCGCAGATTACCGAAGTCCTTTGCGCTGGCCTCCCGCGTCCGCTGCGCCTCGGCGGCAATATCGTTGCGCATCTGCGCCATCGATTCGCGCACGCCGCGGTCGAGCGCCTCGCTGCGGGCGTCCATGCGCGTCAACTGATCGGGAATCTGCGCCATGCGCGGATCGACGGCAGGAGCCTGCTGCCTGCGGGTGAGCAGTACAACGATGGCGACGAGCGTGAGGACTTGAAGGGCGATCAGGATAGTCAACATTTCGTCTTTCCTTCGCCAAAGGATACCACCGCTGAAGGCGCGGGTTTCCTCAGGCTGGCGTAAGTCCAATCGGCAGCGTGCCCTCAAAGCGAAGCACGTACGGAAGCTGGCTGCCGCGTTTTCCTTCTGGAAGAGTGAAGACCAGCCCGTCCGCGGTCTGGCGGAACTTCACCGGCTGCGCTTGCTTCCCGATCAGCGTGACGCGCTCCATCTTCGCGTGCGAAGCGGAGAGAGAACGTATCGTCCCTTCTGCCGACGGAGCCACATACCCGATGGCGTAGAGCTTTCCGTCTTTGGTCGTAAATCGGAAGTCTGCTTCGGTGTAAGGCTTCTGTTCCTCTGCCTTCACGTGCGGCCAGTCGAGGATGCCGGTCGAGCGGCCCTTCCAGTCGCCATTCGGCACTGCCGGCACTGCCGGACCTTCGCCGGGACGGATCCATGCGCGCGAACCGTAGATGGCCTCGCCGTTCTCCCGCAGCCAGTCGCCTAGCGTGCGCAGCGATTGCTGCTGATCGTCGGGGATGGAGCCGTCGCCCTTGGGCGATACGTTCAGCAGCAGGTTGCCTCCGCAGCTGGCCACGGCCATCATTTGGTGGATCAGCGAAATACCGCTGGCGACCTTCAGCCCCTCGATGTAGCCCCAGGAGTTTCCGATGGGCGTATCGCACTGCCACGCGCCTGCGAAGGGCCACTTGGGTGCGTGGTGCGTGCCTTCGAAGTCCTGCACGGTGGCGTAGAGGAACGCGTCGTCCTTGGTGGCCAGCGTAGCCTGGTAGCCGCGTTCGTGGGCCCGATTGTAGAGATACGCCGCAGCCCGAAGCTTCACCTCGTCATAGGCTCGTGGATTCACGCCGTTGTCGAAGTAGAGAAGCTGTGGAGAAAACTTGTCCACCAGCTCCTGGACCCGCGCGAGCCAGTCCATCTGAAATGCTCTGGAGTTGTTGCCGCTGTTGAACTCCTGGTCGATGGGCGGCCCATAGAACCCTGCGTACTTTGGATCGAACTGATCGGTCTTCAGCCCTTTTGCCGGATAGGCAAAGTAGGCGTGCTCCATGCGGTGCGACGAGAGCCCGAAGATGAAGTTCTGCCTGCGCGCCGCTGCGGCCAGCTCGCCGGTCAGGTCGCGCTTTGGACCCATCTTGCCTGCGCACCATGGCGTCAGGGCAGAGTCGTACATGGGAAAGCCGTCGTGGTGCTCCGCGACCGGGACAACATAATTCGCCCCTGCTCGTTTGAACAAAGAGATCCATTCATCGGCGTGATAGTTCACCGGCTTGAAGAGCGGGATGAAGTCCTTGTAGCCGAACTTGTCCTGTGGCCCATAGTGCTCCGCATGCCAGCGAATGCCCTCGGCGTCTTTGTACATGTGCCGCTCATACCACTCGTTGCCGTGCGCCGGGATGCTGTAGAGGCCCCAATGGATGAAGATTCCGAACTTGGCCTGGTTGAACCATGCCGGAACCGTGTAGGTGTCGCGCAGCGACCCCCACGTGGGTTGAACGGGTCCGGTGAGATCGGGCTTCGGGGTGGCGTAGGCATCGGGAGCGCCGACCGGTGCGCCCGTCTGGAAGGCATGCAGGTTGCGGGGCAGCAGAGAAGAGGCAGCAGCAAGAGAGGAGGCGGCGAGCATGCGCCGGCGCGAGATCGGCATGTCAGCCACTTTACTGCATTGGGGTAAGCCGTTGGGGCACAAAAGATAAGAGCCCCATGAAGGCTGTACGCCATCTAAAGGAAGCGGGCTGCAGAAGTGCAGAAGATTCGTGGATTGCTTCGGCAAAGAGGAGAGCGATATGTCTGCAGTGAACTGCCGTCGTCTTTATCCGCTATGTGCCGTACTGTTCCTCGTCATTCTGCCGTCCCTGCAGGCGCAGGAAACTCTGCCTTCACCGCAGCCTTCGACGGATAGCAAAGAGCAGAAGCAGATCACATTGGATGTGGTCGTGACCGCAGGCTCAGGCTCGCCTGTAGCGGGTCTGACGCAGAGCGATCTTCAGGTCCTCGACAACAAAAAGCCACAAACCATCACTTCGTTTGCTCCGTTGGGCAAGGAAGCGCCCGCAGAGGTGCTGCTGGTGTTGGACGCGATCAATGCGCCCTTCACCGCAGTCTCGAGCGAGCGCGACCAGATTCTCCGCTTTCTGCGTGCTCAGGGAGAACATCTGCCTGTGCCGACGTCGCTTGCTGTCGTAACGGATACCAATATCTACGTGCAACCCACGTCTTCGACCGACGGCAACGCCCTCAGCTCTGCCCTGGAACGGCACGCGCTGAGCCTGAGGATGCTTCGGCGCTCGACCGGGTTTTACGGCGCAAGCGAGCGCGCCAATCTGTCGCTGCATGCGCTGACGCAACTGGCCGCACGCGAGGGAGCGCGGCCGGGACGCAAGCTGATCTTCTGGATCTCGCCCGGCTGGCCGCTGCTGAGCGGACCCGCTGTCTCCCTGACCGCGACACAAAAGCGGCAGATCTACGCGAGCGTCGTGCAGATCACCACACAGCTTCGCCAGAACCGGATCACCCTCTATGCGCTGAATGCATGGGGCGCGGCGGAGTCGTTGATCCGGAGCGAGTACTACCAGGGATTTATAAAGCCCCTCGTCAAACCCTACGAGGCCGAGATCGGAAACATGGCCCTGCAGGTCTTCGCCCGGCAGAGCGGT is a window of Edaphobacter sp. 12200R-103 DNA encoding:
- a CDS encoding VWA domain-containing protein, which encodes MSAVNCRRLYPLCAVLFLVILPSLQAQETLPSPQPSTDSKEQKQITLDVVVTAGSGSPVAGLTQSDLQVLDNKKPQTITSFAPLGKEAPAEVLLVLDAINAPFTAVSSERDQILRFLRAQGEHLPVPTSLAVVTDTNIYVQPTSSTDGNALSSALERHALSLRMLRRSTGFYGASERANLSLHALTQLAAREGARPGRKLIFWISPGWPLLSGPAVSLTATQKRQIYASVVQITTQLRQNRITLYALNAWGAAESLIRSEYYQGFIKPLVKPYEAEIGNMALQVFARQSGGLVVNSNDLGGLLKRALEDTSAYYEIVYDRPATELTDEFHPVEVHVDRPGLTVRTIHGYYSRP
- a CDS encoding alpha-L-fucosidase; this encodes MPISRRRMLAASSLAAASSLLPRNLHAFQTGAPVGAPDAYATPKPDLTGPVQPTWGSLRDTYTVPAWFNQAKFGIFIHWGLYSIPAHGNEWYERHMYKDAEGIRWHAEHYGPQDKFGYKDFIPLFKPVNYHADEWISLFKRAGANYVVPVAEHHDGFPMYDSALTPWCAGKMGPKRDLTGELAAAARRQNFIFGLSSHRMEHAYFAYPAKGLKTDQFDPKYAGFYGPPIDQEFNSGNNSRAFQMDWLARVQELVDKFSPQLLYFDNGVNPRAYDEVKLRAAAYLYNRAHERGYQATLATKDDAFLYATVQDFEGTHHAPKWPFAGAWQCDTPIGNSWGYIEGLKVASGISLIHQMMAVASCGGNLLLNVSPKGDGSIPDDQQQSLRTLGDWLRENGEAIYGSRAWIRPGEGPAVPAVPNGDWKGRSTGILDWPHVKAEEQKPYTEADFRFTTKDGKLYAIGYVAPSAEGTIRSLSASHAKMERVTLIGKQAQPVKFRQTADGLVFTLPEGKRGSQLPYVLRFEGTLPIGLTPA
- the fabF gene encoding beta-ketoacyl-ACP synthase II; translation: MLERRVVVTGLGLICGVGNTAPEVWDGLMAGKSGMAEITAFDLTGHPVRFAAEVKNFDALKFVDKKEARKMGRFIHFALAASEEAMKHSGVEVTNEIADRVGVHIGSGIGGFDVIEREHSAMLAGGPRKISPFFIPGSIVNLAAGHVSIRYNAKGPNEATATACTTSAHSIGDAYRIIQRGDADVMLAGGTEAAITPMGVGGFAAMKALSTRNEDPTHACRPFDKDRDGFVVGEGAGILILEELEFAKARGAKILAEIIGYGLSADAFHMTGMAPEGEGCYRSMQHALKSAGISPDQIDYVNAHATSTPLGDALESQAIENVFGERAKNGTLLVSSTKSMTGHLLGGAGGLEAGITIMAMQNQIAPPTMNLVEADPQCRLNYVPNKPQSAKIDYALSNSFGFGGTNGSLVFKRWTE
- the rmuC gene encoding DNA recombination protein RmuC, whose amino-acid sequence is MLTILIALQVLTLVAIVVLLTRRQQAPAVDPRMAQIPDQLTRMDARSEALDRGVRESMAQMRNDIAAEAQRTREASAKDFGNLRGEVTQNIAELSRLLQEGLSGFRSDNKDSDNKLRSAVLEQMDAISQRIGRFTTDTNSQHIELRETLNKKLSDLMQSNTALQEQLRNAVESRLNKLNEDNSKELEKMRQTVDEKLNDTLQTRLTESFGQVTDQLNKVHSGLGEMTKLSDGVNDLSRIFTNVKSRGGFAEVQLGMLLEQMLAPNQFIRNARVKEGSLEVVEFAVRFPGHSGETLLPIDAKFPREDWERLEAAYESGNSDQIAAAGKAFEAAIRTEGDRICSKYIHPPRTTPHAIMFLPTEGLYAEVMRRDALQAEIQSKCHVTIAGPSTLSAILTSFQMGFHMLAIQEKGDEVWKVLEGAKKEFGTFEVLMTKMEGQVGTVQNTIQKLGVRTRAINRTLREVGETDRSLPGAQLIDFDQAAGISTFLAAGAEEE
- a CDS encoding acyl carrier protein; this translates as MAAVDEKVKQIIVEQLQVDEAEVTPGASFQEDLGADSLDVVELVMQFEEAFDIQIPDEDAEKIKTVKDAIEYIEKNQKAK